Part of the Pseudomonas sp. M30-35 genome is shown below.
TCCTGATCCTGAATCCAGAAGTCGGCGTACAGCACGTAGCGGTCGAAGATGTTCTGACCGTATTCACTGTAAGACTCAAGGTACGCGGTTTGAATTTCCTTGCCGATAAACTCGATATAGCGCGGTGCCAGGTATTCCTTGATGAAGCGTAAGTAACGTTCGCGAACCTCGGCCGGGAATTGCTCTTGCTCAATCTGTTGCTCGAGTACGTAGAGCAAATGCACCGGGTTGGCTGCGACTTCGTTTGCATCGAAGTTGAAGACCTTTGACAAAATCTTGAAGGCAAAGCGGGTTGAGAGGCCGTTCATGCCTTCATCGACGCCTGCGCTGTCGCGGTACTCCTGAATTGACTTGGCTTTAGGGTCGGTGTCTTTGAGGTTTTCGCCGTCATAGACGCGCATCTTCGAGTAGATATTCGAGTTTTCTGGCTCTTTTAGGCGCGACAACACTGAGAATTGAGCCAGCATCTTCAAGGTGTCAGGCGCGCAGTGCGCATTGGCCAGGGAGCTATTGATCAGCAATTTGTCGTAGATCTTGATTTCATCGCTGACGCGCAAGCAATAAGGCACTTTGACGATATAAATCCGGTCGATGAATGCTTCGTTGTTCTTATTGTTACGGAAGCTATGCCATTCCGATTCGTTGGAGTGCGCAAGCAGTATGCCGTTGTAGGGGATCGCGCCGAGACCCTCGGTGCTGTTGTAGTTACCTTCCTGGGTGGCGGTGAGCAGTGGGTGAAGCACCTTGATCGGCGCCTTGAACATCTCAACGAATTCCATCATGCCTTGGTTGGCCCGGCACAGAGCGCCTGAGTAGCTGTACGCGTCGGCGTCGTTCTGTGGGTACTCTTCCAGCTTGCGGATATCGACCTTGCCGACCAGGGCGGAAATGTCTTGGTTGTTCTCGTCGCCAGGCTCGGTTTTGGCGACGGCAATCTGCTTGAGAATCGATGGGTAGAGTTTGACCACGCGGAACTGGCTGATGTCGCCACCAAACTCGCCAAGACGCTTGGTTGCCCACGGCGACATTATGCTGCTCAGATAGCGCCGGGGAATGCCGTATTCCTCCTCTAGAATCTCGCCGTCTTCGGCATCGCTAAACAAGCCAAGCGGGGACTCGAATACCGGCGAGTCCTTGATTGCATAGAACGGCACTTTCTCCATCAAGTGTTTGAGTTTTTCGGCCAAAGAAGACTTGCCGCCACCCACTGGGCCCAAGAGGTAGAGGATTTGTTTCTTTTCCTCCAGGCCCTGAGCTGCGTGGCGGAAATAGGAAACGATCTGGTCGATACACTCTTCCATGCCGTGGAAGTCGGCAAAGGCAGGATAGCGACGTATAACCTTGTTTGAGAATATTCTCGACAGTCGCGAGTTGCTTGAGGTGTCGAGTAGCTCCGGTTCGCCAATGGCCAGTAATAACCGCTCTGCTGCCGAGGCGTAAGCGCTGCGATCCTGCTTACATAGCTCGAGATACTCCTGCAGAGACAGCTCTTCCTGGCGTGTCGATTCGAAACGTTGTTGGAAGTGACTGAAAATGCTCATGACTTCACCTCGCTCGATGTTCAGAGACGGCTCGGGGTCGGTCGTGCAGGCGCTGGCGGTTTAGCTGAGCTTCAGCTACAGATATCCCCCCAGAACACCTACTGAACCTCAGAAAACTACTGCGCTAGGCATTGCTGCGCGTTGCCAGGCTGCTCAATCACGCAGTTTCATCGATAAACTGCGCTTTCTCGCGGTCGATGCTTTGCACTGCCTTTGCGCCCTGCATTTTTCAAGAGGTCCTTATCATACCGATGGCCCGGATGCCGGATGGCAGGCTCTACTTGGTATTTAGATGGCCTAAGATAAATGATAGTTGGTAATTAGAGAGGTCAAGCGTCAAGTGGCCATATCCTTATGATGGAAATGCCAGAATGGGGCGCCAAGCCTTGGCTGGTGCGGCTTGGCGTGATGTAAAAAATTATTCCTGATCAGACTTGCTGGTTTCGTCTGGGAAGCGCGCGTGCCATAGCTCAAAGCCACCATCAAGGCTGTAAACCTCAGTGAAACCTTGGCCGATCAGGTAGGCCGCAGCGCCCTGACTGGAATTGCCGTGGTAGCAGGAGACGATCAAGGGGTGATCGAGGTCCGCTTGGGCGATAAAGTCGACCAGTGAATGGTTATCAAGATGTTGTGAGTCACTGATGTGTCCAGCGGCAAAGCTGTCCGGGTCGCGAATGTCGACGACCACAGCGCCTTGCTGACGCAGTGCGTGGGCTTGCTCGGGGGAAATTCGTTTGAACTCACTCATTACTATTCCTCGCGGCACTCACAGCGGTGCAGCTTAGCATTATCGATATTCATCAAGGTCAGGGCGCCACCCCATACGCAGCCAGTATCCAGAGGGTACAGGTCGGGCTCTGAGCATTTGCCTTCAAGTGCTGCCCAGTGCCCAAAGATAATCTTGGTGCCGAGGCTTTTGCGTTGTTTATGGCTGAACCACGGCTGGTAGCCTGGTGGAGCAGTATCCAAACCTTCCTTGCTTTTCAGGTCCAGAGTGCCATCGGCTGTGCAAAAACGCATGCGGGTGAAGTAATTGGTGATCACCCGTAAACGTGTGACGCCGCTTAATTCGCTATTCCACACACTGGGTTCATTGCCGTACATGCCATCGAGAAACTCTTTCAAGCGGCTGTCATCGCGCAGGACTTCTTCAACTTCGGCTGCGCGTTTGAGGGCTTTTTCGATAGTCCACTGTGGCGCAATGCCCGCATGCACCATCGCCAAGTTGCGCGAGGCATCAAAGTGCATGAGTTTTTGCTGGCGCAGCCAATCGAGCAAGTCTGTCCGGTCCGGTGCGTCGAGGATTTCTTGCAGGGTGTCGGACTTTTTCAAGCGTTCGACATTCTGGGAAACGGCCAGCAGGTGGAGATCATGATTGCCCAGCACACAGGTGACTGACTCACGCATGGCATAGAGAAAGCGCAACGTCTCAAGTGATTGCGGGCCACGGTTTACCAAATCACCTGCCAGCCAGAGCTTGTCTTTAGCAGGGTCGAAGTTGACACCTTCGAGTAAACATTTAAGCGGTTTTAGGCAGCCCTGCAGGTCGCCAACAGCATAAGTCGTCATCAGTGCAATGAACCTGGAACAGCCAGACGGAAGGGGGCGATGTTGGCATCAAAGGGAGTGCTGTCTTCGGCAATCATCTGATAGCTACCTTGCATGGTGCCCACTCGTGTCGTCATGACTGTGCCGCTGGTGTAGGTGTGGGTTTGGCCTGGCGCAATCAACGGTTGTTCGCCGACCACACCCGCGCCGCGAACTTCTTGTACGCGACCTTCTCCATCCGTGATTAACCAGTGCCGCGATATAAGCTTGGCCGCAAGTTGACCGTTATTGGTAATGGTCACGGTGTAGGCGAATGCGAAACGGTTTTGCTCGACCTGTGATTGCTCCGGCAGGTACTGAGTCGCAATGCTGACGTCTATTTGGTAAGGCGAATCTGACATGCTCAAACCTGCGGGGCTAGGTAAAACGGTAAATTGGGTATGCGCGTACAGACATAAAGCTTTAACCCGTTTTTACGCGGGCACATGTCTATTTAGTTGCTGGCAGAGCTCGAGGTTGTTCACGTCGGGCTGCTTTCTGTGCTCTGTTCCACCAGTTTGTCGGCCAAGCGCACGAATGCTGCCAAGTCGAGCTGTTCTGGGCGCAGGCTGCCATCGACTCCTGCCGCTTCAATCTCACTGGCAGGCATTAAAGTCTTGAGCGTATTGCGCAAGGTTTTGCGGCGCTGGCTAAACGCTTCACGCACAACGCGCTCGAGCAGTTTGTGATCCTTGGCAGGGTGCGGCAGAACTTCGTGCGGCACCAGGCGAACAATGGCTGAGTCGACTTTAGGCGGGGGATTGAACGCCCCCGGGCCAACATTGAATAAGTGCTCAACTCGGCAGTGGTACTGCACCATGATCGATAACCGTCCCCAATCACCGCCGCCAGGGCCTGCGGCAAGACGCTCAACCACTTCCTTTTGTAGCATGAAGTGCATGTCACGTATCAGTGATGCATTGTTCAGCAGGTGGAAAATCAATGGGGTCGAGATGTTGTACGGCAAGTTACCAACTACTCGGAGGCTGCGTGGCTGCGCTTCAAGTCGATTGAAGTCAAACTTCAGGGCGTCACCCTGATTCAGGCGAAAGCGCGGTTCGCTGCCGAACTTGGCTTGCAGGATCGGGATCAGGTCTTTGTCGAGTTCAATTACATCCAGCTGTGTGCCGCTGTTGAGCAGGCCTTCAGTCAGGGCGCCTTGTCCCGGACCGATCTCAAGCAGGTGCTCGCCTTCTTTGGCGTGGATTGCGCGAAGGATGCGGTGGATCACGCCGGCGTCGTGCAGAAAGTTCTGGCCAAAACGTTTGCGCGCACGGTGTTGGTAACTCTCGGACATTAGTAACTCTCGGACATTAGTAGCTTTCAGGCATTAAAAGCAGCTTCAAGCGTCAAGCCAGGCTTAAAGCAAATATAAAGGCTTAGGGGTCGTTAGTTTAACAGGGAGTCAGCGCGCTGGCGTCGGTCATCATCGGCGAATGAGCGCAGAGTGGTTTAGCCCGTGATTAACCGCGCAATTGGCTAGCGGCCATCGCATAGGCGGTTTGCAGGGCGACATCCAGGCTTCCACTGTCGATATTGCCACTGCCAGCCAGGTCCAGGGCGGTGCCGTGGTCGACTGAGGTGCGGATAATCGGTAGGCCCAGAGTGATATTCACCGCTGCGCCGAATCCTTTGAACTTGAGCACTGGCAAACCCTGATCGTGATACATCGCCAGCACCGCATCGCAATGGTCGAGATGCTTGGGGGTGAACAATGTATCGGCAGGGAGAGGGCCAATTAGCTGTATGCCTTCGGCGCGCAGGCGGTCAAGGGTGGGCTCGATGATTTCGATCTCTTCGCGGCCAAGGTGTCCGCCTTCACCTGCGTGGGGGTTCAGGCCACAGACTAAAATACGTGGGTTTTCGAGGCCGAACTTGGTGCGCAGGTCGTTGTGGAGGATGCGTGTGACACGGCTTAAGCGTTCGTCGGTAATCGCCTCGGCCACATCTTTAAGCGGTAGATGGGTGGTGACCAACGCCACACGCAAGCCATGGGTCGCGAGCATCATTACCACTTGTTCGGTGTGCGTCAGCTCAGCCAGAAACTCGGTATGTCCTGAAAAGGCAATGCCTGACTGGTTGATCACACCTTTATGCACGGGGGCGGTAATCATCCCGGCAAAGTGTCCGTCAAGGCAGCCTTGGCCTGCGCGAGTCAGTGTTTCAAGCACATATCCGGCATTGGCTGCATCCAGTCGGCCAGCAGTGACTGGTGTCGCTAAAGGGGTATCCCACACATACAGGCTGCCTGCGGGTGCGGGGCGGTCTGGCCACGCAGCAGGGCTGGTGCTGATTAAGCGGATATTCAAGCCGAGTAAAGCCGCACGCTCTGCAAGCAGGGTGTGGTTGGCAATTACAATGAGCGGATGGGGATGTGCTTGCTGGGCAAGCAGCAGGCATAGGTCGGGACCTATGCCTGCTGGCTCACCCGGCGTCAGTGCAAAGCGTTGCGCTGTCACTGTTTAACTTCTACGTAAGCCTCGTCGCGGATCTGGCGTAGCCAGGCTTGCAGCTCTTCGTCGTACTTGCGGTTACGCAAGATGGTCTGCGCCTGCTGCTTGCGAGATTGCTCGCTGCTGTCAGTGGCGCGACGGCCAATCACTTCAAGAACGTGCCAGCCATAACGCGACTTAAATGGCTTGGAGACTTCACCGCTTGGGGTGGCGTCCATCACTTCGCGGAACTCAGGCACCAATGCCGTTGGATCAATCCAGTCAAGCTTGCCGCCGTTGAGTGCCGAGCCCGGATCTTCCGAGTAGCTCTTCGCCAGTTCGGCGAAGTTTTCACCTGCTTGAATGCGCTCGTAAAGGCGTTCAGCCAGGCGCTGGCTCTCAGCATCGCTACGGATTTCGTTTGGCTTGATCAGGATATGACGAACACTGACTTCGTCACGCATCTGGGCGCCACCGCCGCGTTTTTCCTGCAGCTTGATGATGATAAAGCCGCCGGGTGTGCGTACTGGTTCAGTGATGTCGCCAGCACTCATGGAACTCAGCATGCTGTCGAACGGAGGTGGTAGTTGGCCAGCTTTGCGCCAGCCCATTTCCCCGCCTTCCAAGGCCGTTTCGCTAGACGAGCGGGCGATTGCCAATTGAGCGAAGTCGGCACCTTGCTGCAACTGCTGGTAAACGTCTTGGGCTTGGCGGGCAGCCGCTTGAACTTGTTCAGGCGCTGCACTTTCAGGAACTGGCACCAGAATGTTAGCCAAGCGGAACTCTTCCGACAGCTGCATTTTGCCTAGGTCCGAGGCCAGGAAGTTTTGTACTTCTTGATCGGATACCTGAATACGATCAGCAACGCGGCGCTGGCGCACGCGGCTGATGATCATTTCACGGCGCACCTGATCCCGCGCATCGTCAAACGACAGGCCATCTCTGTTCAGTGCAGCACGGAACTGGTCAACGCTCATGCCATTGCGCTGGGCAATGGTGCCGATGGCCTGATTAAGCTCCTCGTCGGTGATGCGAATTCCCGACCGCTCGCCAATCTGCAGTTGGATGTCTTCAATAATCAGACGCTCCAACACCTGCTGTTGAAGCACGTGCTCAGGCGGTAATGCTGAACCACGCTTAGCGATCGTTTGCTGGACCTCATTCATGCGCGCATTAAGCTGGCTTTGCATGATGACATCGTTATCGACGATGGCCGCTACGCGGTCCAAAGGTTGTACTTCAGCGTGTACCGCAGTACCTATTAGCATCGCGCCCAGCAACAGCGGGCGCACGTAATTAGAAAGCTTTGTCTTCACGTTCACGATAACCTTGAATGCCTTGGTCGAGGAAAGATTCAGTTTTGTTGCCAGTCACACCGCCCAAGCCTTTGAGTACGATCTGCAGGAAGATTCCGCGATCAGGCTCATCGTTAAACGATGGGTTCTGGCTAACTTCGTCATTGTCGATCCAGTAACGATTAATTAAGCGCAGTTTCCAGCAGCAGCTGTCGTACTCAAAACCACCAAAGGCTTCCAGCGTACGGTTGCGGCTGTAATCATACTGCCAGCGTGAAATAACGCTCCACTGCGGAACAATCGGCCAGATAACCGAGAAGTCATGCTGACTGATCTTGTAGTAATCCTTGATGTACTCATCGGTGCCAGGCGTGCCGTAGTCACCGCCGCCAACAACCCAGTTACCGGTGCTTTGGTCGTAACGAACGGTGTCGTTGCGATAGCGATAACCAGCGTTGATAACCTTGTTCGGGTTATCTTCAGGTTGATAGTGGAACATTGCACTGCCGGAACGAGTGCGGTGGCTGTCTGGATCCCAGTTGAAATCTGAGCTGAAGCGCCAGTCGCGGTTGAAGCGATACAGATACTGCAGCGCGTAAGGTGATACCGATGCCTGAGCATCGTCACGCGTTTTGTAATCAATGCCTGGCAACTGCACTTTGCGGTCAGCAAAGTAGAAGGCTTGGCCGATGCTGAAGCGCTGACGCTCGAAGCCATTGTCCTCGATCCAGCGGTTGGTCACGCCCAGCGACAGTTTGTTTTCGTCACCGATGCGGTCTTTACCGGAGAAACGGTTCTCACGGAATAACGAGTTGTAGCTGAAGGTAGATTCACTGGTATCGAATACCGGGATATCGGTTTGATCTTCTTCAGGTACATAGAGGTAGAACAAGCGCGGCTCAAGGGTCTGGCGATAATTGGTGCCGAACCATTGGGTGTTGCGATCAAAGTACAATCCACTGTCGACGCTGAGCATGCCAACGCCACGGTTTTGTGTGCTGTCATACTTCTGCTCGGCGAGCAAAGTCGACTTGCCTTGGCTATCCAGGTCCAGATCGTAGTTGGTGTACAGGTATTTAGCCTGTGGCTTGATGTAGCCCCAGCTCCAGTCCAGCGGCAAGCTTACCGCTGGCTCAAGGTGTAACCGGTCACCGTTGGCGCGGGCTAGACCCCTGACGTTCTCGTCGAGACGTCGTTCAGGGTTGCCTTCATCGTCAATGTAGTTACCGCTGCGCAGGTCACGATCAAAGCGAACCAGCTCAGTGCCGTAAGCGAACTGAACACCACCTGGTTGGAATGGCAGCTTACCGTTCAAGGTGATTTGCGGCAGGCGGTTGTAAGGGGTGATATCGCTGATAGTCGCCAGCTCATACGCATGAGCGTTAAGTTTGGCGGTATAGCTGTCACCACGGTAAGTCAGGGTGCCGCGCTGGTTAACGAAGTCCGGCGTATCAATACCAAGATCAGTATTCAGGTCCTGGAAGTAGTACGGGTCACTAATGTCGGTGTAGTCAACCTCAGCCAGCAGCCGATCATTCAGGCCACCTTTGTGCTGCCAGCTGTACATCCAGCGAGTGTCGCTGTAGTCGGACTGGAGCTTGCGGTCATCGTTCTCATCG
Proteins encoded:
- a CDS encoding PrkA family serine protein kinase — translated: MSIFSHFQQRFESTRQEELSLQEYLELCKQDRSAYASAAERLLLAIGEPELLDTSSNSRLSRIFSNKVIRRYPAFADFHGMEECIDQIVSYFRHAAQGLEEKKQILYLLGPVGGGKSSLAEKLKHLMEKVPFYAIKDSPVFESPLGLFSDAEDGEILEEEYGIPRRYLSSIMSPWATKRLGEFGGDISQFRVVKLYPSILKQIAVAKTEPGDENNQDISALVGKVDIRKLEEYPQNDADAYSYSGALCRANQGMMEFVEMFKAPIKVLHPLLTATQEGNYNSTEGLGAIPYNGILLAHSNESEWHSFRNNKNNEAFIDRIYIVKVPYCLRVSDEIKIYDKLLINSSLANAHCAPDTLKMLAQFSVLSRLKEPENSNIYSKMRVYDGENLKDTDPKAKSIQEYRDSAGVDEGMNGLSTRFAFKILSKVFNFDANEVAANPVHLLYVLEQQIEQEQFPAEVRERYLRFIKEYLAPRYIEFIGKEIQTAYLESYSEYGQNIFDRYVLYADFWIQDQEYRDPETGEILNRVALNEELEKIEKPAGISNPKDFRNEIVNFVLRARANNNGKNPTWLSYEKLRVVIEKKMFSNTEDLLPVISFNAKASKEDQQKHNDFVTRMVERGYTDKQVRLLSEWYLRVRKSQ
- the apaG gene encoding Co2+/Mg2+ efflux protein ApaG → MSDSPYQIDVSIATQYLPEQSQVEQNRFAFAYTVTITNNGQLAAKLISRHWLITDGEGRVQEVRGAGVVGEQPLIAPGQTHTYTSGTVMTTRVGTMQGSYQMIAEDSTPFDANIAPFRLAVPGSLH
- a CDS encoding symmetrical bis(5'-nucleosyl)-tetraphosphatase; the protein is MTTYAVGDLQGCLKPLKCLLEGVNFDPAKDKLWLAGDLVNRGPQSLETLRFLYAMRESVTCVLGNHDLHLLAVSQNVERLKKSDTLQEILDAPDRTDLLDWLRQQKLMHFDASRNLAMVHAGIAPQWTIEKALKRAAEVEEVLRDDSRLKEFLDGMYGNEPSVWNSELSGVTRLRVITNYFTRMRFCTADGTLDLKSKEGLDTAPPGYQPWFSHKQRKSLGTKIIFGHWAALEGKCSEPDLYPLDTGCVWGGALTLMNIDNAKLHRCECREE
- the rsmA gene encoding 16S rRNA (adenine(1518)-N(6)/adenine(1519)-N(6))-dimethyltransferase RsmA yields the protein MSESYQHRARKRFGQNFLHDAGVIHRILRAIHAKEGEHLLEIGPGQGALTEGLLNSGTQLDVIELDKDLIPILQAKFGSEPRFRLNQGDALKFDFNRLEAQPRSLRVVGNLPYNISTPLIFHLLNNASLIRDMHFMLQKEVVERLAAGPGGGDWGRLSIMVQYHCRVEHLFNVGPGAFNPPPKVDSAIVRLVPHEVLPHPAKDHKLLERVVREAFSQRRKTLRNTLKTLMPASEIEAAGVDGSLRPEQLDLAAFVRLADKLVEQSTESSPT
- the glpE gene encoding thiosulfate sulfurtransferase GlpE, whose amino-acid sequence is MSEFKRISPEQAHALRQQGAVVVDIRDPDSFAAGHISDSQHLDNHSLVDFIAQADLDHPLIVSCYHGNSSQGAAAYLIGQGFTEVYSLDGGFELWHARFPDETSKSDQE
- a CDS encoding peptidylprolyl isomerase, which encodes MKTKLSNYVRPLLLGAMLIGTAVHAEVQPLDRVAAIVDNDVIMQSQLNARMNEVQQTIAKRGSALPPEHVLQQQVLERLIIEDIQLQIGERSGIRITDEELNQAIGTIAQRNGMSVDQFRAALNRDGLSFDDARDQVRREMIISRVRQRRVADRIQVSDQEVQNFLASDLGKMQLSEEFRLANILVPVPESAAPEQVQAAARQAQDVYQQLQQGADFAQLAIARSSSETALEGGEMGWRKAGQLPPPFDSMLSSMSAGDITEPVRTPGGFIIIKLQEKRGGGAQMRDEVSVRHILIKPNEIRSDAESQRLAERLYERIQAGENFAELAKSYSEDPGSALNGGKLDWIDPTALVPEFREVMDATPSGEVSKPFKSRYGWHVLEVIGRRATDSSEQSRKQQAQTILRNRKYDEELQAWLRQIRDEAYVEVKQ
- the pdxA gene encoding 4-hydroxythreonine-4-phosphate dehydrogenase PdxA, coding for MTAQRFALTPGEPAGIGPDLCLLLAQQAHPHPLIVIANHTLLAERAALLGLNIRLISTSPAAWPDRPAPAGSLYVWDTPLATPVTAGRLDAANAGYVLETLTRAGQGCLDGHFAGMITAPVHKGVINQSGIAFSGHTEFLAELTHTEQVVMMLATHGLRVALVTTHLPLKDVAEAITDERLSRVTRILHNDLRTKFGLENPRILVCGLNPHAGEGGHLGREEIEIIEPTLDRLRAEGIQLIGPLPADTLFTPKHLDHCDAVLAMYHDQGLPVLKFKGFGAAVNITLGLPIIRTSVDHGTALDLAGSGNIDSGSLDVALQTAYAMAASQLRG
- a CDS encoding LPS-assembly protein LptD gives rise to the protein MAVKYPAIRKKFPLLVTSGLLALQPVASQFAVAAEQYDCAASASGGWACSPKTADAAVPARPVHTESSISMPASSESSSGGKVAAAAVGTKLVTESEGKGLTSRSADYSHLDWVPREKLSEAQLAETAPYCSGAYVEPERPGMNDDTPLSQAPMFVSAKASRYQQEEQIATLAGDVVIRQAGMQVEADEANLRQAENLGELNGNVRLRDKGALVVGDHAELQLDNGEAKIDNAEYVMHRGHIRGNALYAKREETAIIRLKDGTYTSCEPGSNAWHLTGNNITLNPATGFGTATNVTLRVKDFPVFYTPYIYFPIDDRRQSGFLPPTIGSSSDNGFELQTPYYFNLAPNYDATLYPTYMSDRGLLMEGEGRYLTKNSEGQIGAAYLNDENDDRKLQSDYSDTRWMYSWQHKGGLNDRLLAEVDYTDISDPYYFQDLNTDLGIDTPDFVNQRGTLTYRGDSYTAKLNAHAYELATISDITPYNRLPQITLNGKLPFQPGGVQFAYGTELVRFDRDLRSGNYIDDEGNPERRLDENVRGLARANGDRLHLEPAVSLPLDWSWGYIKPQAKYLYTNYDLDLDSQGKSTLLAEQKYDSTQNRGVGMLSVDSGLYFDRNTQWFGTNYRQTLEPRLFYLYVPEEDQTDIPVFDTSESTFSYNSLFRENRFSGKDRIGDENKLSLGVTNRWIEDNGFERQRFSIGQAFYFADRKVQLPGIDYKTRDDAQASVSPYALQYLYRFNRDWRFSSDFNWDPDSHRTRSGSAMFHYQPEDNPNKVINAGYRYRNDTVRYDQSTGNWVVGGGDYGTPGTDEYIKDYYKISQHDFSVIWPIVPQWSVISRWQYDYSRNRTLEAFGGFEYDSCCWKLRLINRYWIDNDEVSQNPSFNDEPDRGIFLQIVLKGLGGVTGNKTESFLDQGIQGYREREDKAF